From one Chryseobacterium sp. 3008163 genomic stretch:
- a CDS encoding DHA2 family efflux MFS transporter permease subunit, whose product MQDSLVEYGARRVIITITAILCALLEIVDSTIVNVALNEMKGNMGATLSEVGWVITAYAIGNVIVVPMTSWLSQQFGRRNYFAASIIIFTVFSFLCGNADNIWELVFFRLCQGIGGGALLVTSQTIITESYPVEKRSMAQAIYGLGVIIGPTLGPPLGGYIVDNYSWPYIFYINIPIGIAATLMTLQFVKSPKFSEKRKASDVDWLGIMLLALTVGSLQFILERGHEEDWFESGMIVTFTTTAVLGFICFLWRELTFKYPIVELRVLKNGNLRIGTVMSFVLGFGLYGSTFIVPLYTQSILGWTALQSGALMIPAALTTAFMMPIIGRLLSKGAKQQILVSLGLFIFFVYSFWGYKILTPDTSKEAFFWMLIVRGMGLGLLFIPITSLSLSTLKGQEIGQGAAFTGMMRQLGGSFGIAAITTFIANASQKYRVNLISHLDSDSLDVQQRLAGLKANFIAKGMTPDNAMSAAYKVLDMTVTKQATVLSYMDVFLYLGIAFLVCIPFILFIRERKSKEKIDLSEAMH is encoded by the coding sequence ATGCAAGATTCATTAGTAGAATATGGAGCCCGAAGAGTGATTATTACGATCACGGCGATTCTTTGTGCTTTGCTTGAAATTGTGGATTCCACGATTGTGAACGTTGCCCTCAATGAGATGAAGGGGAACATGGGAGCCACACTTTCTGAAGTGGGATGGGTGATTACAGCATATGCAATCGGTAACGTAATTGTAGTACCAATGACAAGTTGGCTTTCTCAGCAGTTCGGGAGAAGAAACTACTTTGCAGCCTCTATTATTATATTTACCGTTTTCTCATTTTTATGCGGAAATGCCGATAATATCTGGGAATTGGTATTTTTCAGACTCTGTCAGGGAATTGGGGGGGGAGCATTGCTTGTAACCTCACAAACAATTATTACCGAATCATATCCTGTTGAAAAACGAAGTATGGCTCAGGCGATTTATGGTTTAGGGGTAATTATTGGTCCGACATTAGGCCCGCCATTGGGAGGTTATATTGTTGATAATTACAGCTGGCCGTATATTTTTTATATTAATATTCCAATCGGGATTGCGGCGACTTTAATGACTTTACAGTTTGTAAAAAGTCCGAAATTCTCTGAAAAACGTAAAGCTTCAGATGTTGACTGGTTAGGAATTATGTTGTTGGCATTAACAGTAGGTTCTTTACAGTTTATCCTGGAAAGAGGTCACGAAGAAGACTGGTTTGAAAGCGGAATGATTGTTACCTTTACTACAACTGCTGTTTTAGGTTTTATCTGTTTTCTTTGGCGTGAACTGACATTTAAATATCCAATCGTGGAACTTCGGGTTTTAAAGAACGGTAATCTAAGAATCGGAACCGTCATGTCTTTCGTATTAGGATTTGGTTTGTATGGATCGACGTTTATCGTTCCATTGTATACTCAGAGTATTTTAGGTTGGACGGCGCTTCAGTCAGGAGCATTAATGATTCCTGCAGCTTTGACAACAGCGTTTATGATGCCGATTATCGGAAGATTGCTTTCAAAAGGAGCGAAACAGCAGATTTTGGTTTCCTTGGGATTGTTTATATTCTTTGTTTACAGCTTCTGGGGTTATAAAATTCTGACACCTGACACGAGTAAAGAAGCATTTTTCTGGATGCTGATTGTAAGAGGAATGGGCTTAGGTTTATTATTTATTCCAATTACGTCATTGTCATTAAGTACTTTAAAAGGACAAGAGATCGGGCAGGGAGCAGCGTTTACAGGAATGATGCGACAGTTGGGTGGTTCTTTTGGAATCGCAGCGATTACGACATTTATTGCCAATGCTAGTCAGAAGTACCGGGTTAATTTAATATCCCATCTCGACAGTGACAGTTTGGATGTCCAGCAAAGATTAGCAGGTTTAAAAGCCAACTTCATAGCGAAAGGGATGACGCCTGATAACGCAATGAGTGCAGCATATAAAGTCTTAGATATGACTGTCACCAAACAAGCCACCGTGCTTTCTTATATGGATGTGTTTCTCTATTTGGGAATAGCGTTTCTGGTTTGTATTCCGTTTATCTTGTTTATCAGGGAGCGGAAAAGCAAAGAAAAGATTGATTTAAGTGAAGCAATGCACTAA
- a CDS encoding winged helix-turn-helix transcriptional regulator produces the protein MTKIKETSTNFANKKALTDECPELYASKLIGGQWSLAICSYLINGKLRFGELRKSLGNITERMLTLQLRRLEEDKIITRTVFAEVPPRVEYELTEIGHQLKPVIQELDKWGTMHKASLGDVEKTKNL, from the coding sequence ATGACTAAAATAAAAGAAACCTCAACCAACTTTGCTAATAAAAAAGCACTCACAGACGAATGTCCGGAACTGTATGCTTCTAAATTGATCGGCGGACAATGGTCTCTCGCAATCTGCAGCTATTTAATTAATGGAAAACTGAGATTCGGAGAATTAAGAAAAAGTTTGGGAAATATTACAGAAAGAATGCTCACTCTTCAACTTCGAAGACTGGAAGAAGACAAAATTATCACAAGAACCGTCTTTGCTGAAGTTCCGCCAAGAGTAGAATATGAGCTGACTGAAATTGGGCATCAACTAAAACCAGTGATTCAAGAATTGGATAAATGGGGAACGATGCATAAAGCAAGTCTGGGAGATGTAGAGAAAACAAAAAACCTCTGA
- a CDS encoding NAD(P)H-dependent oxidoreductase yields MKTLIVVTHPNMEESLINKRWVEELNKFPEKYLVHDLYKTYPDGIIDIKKEQELIEAYDKIVFQFPFYWFSSPSLLKKWFDEVLLHGWAYGSRSGFKVGGKKIALAISAGVDDEDFSAYGRYRHTIIEFTRPFELSFEYVKADYQKPFVYYGMEHNTSPEWIERSVPLYLDFLEKL; encoded by the coding sequence ATGAAAACATTAATAGTAGTAACTCATCCGAATATGGAAGAATCTTTAATTAACAAAAGATGGGTGGAAGAATTGAATAAATTTCCCGAAAAGTATCTTGTTCATGATCTGTACAAAACTTATCCGGATGGAATAATAGATATAAAAAAAGAACAGGAATTAATAGAAGCTTACGATAAAATTGTTTTTCAGTTTCCTTTTTATTGGTTTAGCAGTCCGTCTCTGTTAAAAAAATGGTTTGATGAAGTTCTTTTGCACGGTTGGGCGTATGGTAGCAGAAGCGGTTTTAAAGTTGGCGGGAAAAAAATAGCTTTGGCAATATCAGCAGGGGTAGATGATGAAGACTTTAGTGCTTATGGAAGATATAGACACACCATCATTGAATTTACAAGACCTTTTGAGCTCAGTTTTGAGTATGTAAAAGCAGATTATCAAAAACCTTTTGTTTATTACGGAATGGAGCATAATACCTCTCCAGAATGGATTGAAAGAAGTGTTCCGCTGTATCTTGATTTTCTTGAAAAACTGTAA
- the mnmE gene encoding tRNA uridine-5-carboxymethylaminomethyl(34) synthesis GTPase MnmE — MNHDTICALATANGIGAIGIIRISGDDAISVSAKIFEGKNLEKAQSHTVHYGFIKDDDEVIDEVMVSVFKAPKTFTAEDSVEISFHGSPHIAKKILEVLIKNGARMAKAGEFTMRAFMNGRIDLSQAESIADLIASENEASRKVALNQLKGGITNEISFLRTDLLNFVSLIELELDFAEEDVEFADRTALNQLLDKIEAKLSSLIESFQYGNAIKNGTAVAIIGKPNAGKSTLLNALLKEERAIVSNIAGTTRDTIEEILHIKGHAFRLIDTAGLRETVDEIEAIGVKKAKEKVANANILVYLADAATEDFAEDIEMIKSLQRDDLKLIICATKIDEVLPHQYEFVENIFRAEISQDFDFIMISAVENQNIQDLKDELSSYVEQLQSEEGNVVITNQRHYEALGKSLEAVDKVKDAITTQISTELLAYELRNALEHLGEISGEVTNDEVLGNIFSKFCIGK, encoded by the coding sequence ATGAATCACGACACTATCTGCGCACTTGCCACTGCCAACGGAATCGGAGCTATCGGAATTATCAGAATTTCCGGGGATGATGCTATTTCGGTTTCAGCAAAAATTTTTGAAGGTAAAAATCTTGAAAAAGCTCAGTCGCACACTGTTCATTACGGTTTTATCAAAGATGATGATGAGGTAATAGATGAGGTAATGGTTTCTGTTTTTAAAGCTCCGAAAACATTTACAGCAGAAGATTCTGTGGAAATTTCCTTTCACGGATCACCCCATATTGCTAAGAAAATTCTTGAAGTTTTGATTAAAAACGGAGCAAGAATGGCAAAAGCTGGTGAATTTACAATGCGTGCCTTCATGAATGGCAGAATTGACCTAAGTCAGGCAGAATCTATTGCTGATTTGATTGCTTCTGAAAATGAAGCTTCGAGAAAAGTAGCTTTAAATCAACTGAAAGGTGGGATTACCAATGAAATTTCATTCTTAAGGACAGATTTATTAAATTTTGTTTCATTAATTGAGTTGGAATTAGATTTTGCCGAAGAAGATGTTGAATTTGCAGACCGAACTGCTTTGAATCAATTACTCGATAAAATTGAAGCTAAATTAAGTTCTCTTATTGAAAGTTTCCAATACGGAAATGCTATCAAAAATGGAACTGCAGTTGCTATTATCGGTAAACCCAACGCCGGGAAATCTACTTTATTAAACGCTTTGCTGAAAGAGGAAAGAGCTATTGTAAGCAATATTGCGGGCACAACGAGAGATACGATTGAAGAAATTCTTCATATTAAAGGTCATGCTTTTCGATTGATTGATACTGCGGGTTTACGTGAAACCGTAGACGAAATTGAAGCGATTGGTGTAAAGAAGGCAAAGGAAAAAGTAGCCAATGCCAATATTCTGGTGTACCTCGCAGATGCAGCGACAGAAGACTTTGCGGAAGACATTGAGATGATTAAATCTTTGCAAAGAGATGATTTGAAATTGATTATCTGCGCCACAAAAATTGATGAAGTTCTACCTCATCAATATGAATTTGTAGAAAATATTTTCAGAGCTGAAATTTCACAAGATTTTGATTTTATTATGATCTCAGCAGTAGAAAATCAAAATATCCAAGATTTGAAAGACGAATTATCTTCCTACGTTGAACAATTACAATCTGAAGAAGGTAATGTCGTGATTACCAATCAGCGTCACTACGAGGCTTTAGGAAAATCTTTGGAAGCAGTTGATAAAGTAAAGGATGCAATCACAACTCAAATTTCTACTGAGCTTTTGGCTTATGAACTGAGAAATGCTTTGGAACATCTTGGCGAAATTTCCGGTGAAGTGACCAATGATGAAGTGTTGGGGAATATTTTTTCTAAGTTTTGTATCGGGAAATAA
- a CDS encoding serine hydrolase domain-containing protein, with the protein MNIITNTFSVLKKSSAVAVFTVAAFSSNLSAQKKIDTYFDHLFIQKKMMGSVAVSYKDSIIYAKAIGYADADSKLLNNNNTKFRIASLTKTFTGALILKAVEEKKLTLGDKLSAYYPEVKNADKITIKHLLNQRSGIINFTEIEGENTWEKTLHSQKDFIDFFVNEKSNFEPGSKFEYSNTNYALLGFILEKLYQKPFAEILDEKICKPLHLKNTYYSFETDSKQNEALSYNIQDKFLRNAAVNFSNHPASGGISSTPSDVNKFLFALCNHKLISAESLKMMLPKTTEEYGMGIMKLALGKNEVYEHGGRVENYYSDYWYFPKENLGIVVLTNAVNIDLEQILITLTEFAYNNEPELPDFNKIEELSDKEFAAIRGTYFTKDKKESVTISSNGNSLIFQGSESGQDYISLKFTTKNTFEYQGIKVVFDPQKHQFQIFQDNKIEVYTQNI; encoded by the coding sequence ATGAATATCATTACTAATACTTTTTCAGTTTTAAAAAAGTCATCTGCGGTTGCTGTTTTTACTGTAGCAGCTTTCAGTAGCAATCTCTCAGCACAGAAAAAAATAGATACTTATTTCGACCATCTGTTCATACAGAAAAAGATGATGGGCAGTGTTGCAGTTTCATATAAGGACAGTATTATTTATGCAAAAGCCATAGGGTATGCGGATGCAGACTCAAAATTGCTAAATAATAACAATACAAAATTTCGTATTGCTTCTTTAACAAAAACCTTTACCGGTGCACTCATATTAAAAGCTGTGGAGGAAAAGAAACTAACGCTTGGCGACAAGCTTTCTGCATATTATCCTGAGGTTAAAAATGCTGATAAGATAACAATAAAGCACTTGCTTAACCAACGTTCAGGAATAATCAATTTTACAGAGATTGAAGGCGAAAATACTTGGGAAAAAACATTGCATTCTCAAAAAGACTTTATTGATTTCTTTGTTAATGAGAAAAGTAATTTTGAGCCAGGTTCTAAGTTTGAATATAGCAATACCAACTATGCGTTGCTTGGTTTCATCCTTGAAAAACTATATCAAAAACCTTTTGCAGAGATTCTTGATGAAAAAATTTGCAAACCGCTTCATCTAAAAAATACCTACTATTCGTTTGAAACCGACAGCAAACAGAATGAAGCGCTCTCTTACAATATTCAGGATAAGTTTTTGAGAAATGCAGCTGTAAATTTCTCCAACCATCCGGCTAGTGGCGGAATTTCTTCTACACCGAGTGACGTTAATAAATTTCTTTTTGCCTTATGTAACCATAAATTGATTTCTGCTGAAAGCCTGAAAATGATGCTTCCTAAGACTACAGAAGAATATGGAATGGGTATCATGAAACTTGCATTAGGTAAAAATGAAGTTTATGAACATGGAGGCAGAGTAGAAAATTACTATTCAGATTACTGGTATTTCCCTAAAGAAAATTTAGGAATTGTGGTGCTTACTAATGCAGTAAATATTGATCTTGAACAGATCTTGATTACCCTTACGGAGTTTGCCTACAATAACGAACCGGAGTTACCTGATTTTAATAAAATAGAAGAGCTTTCTGATAAAGAATTTGCTGCGATTAGAGGAACATACTTTACAAAAGATAAAAAAGAATCGGTAACGATTTCTTCAAACGGTAACAGTTTAATCTTTCAGGGTTCGGAATCAGGACAGGATTATATTTCACTTAAATTTACAACGAAAAACACATTTGAATACCAAGGTATTAAGGTAGTGTTTGATCCACAAAAACATCAATTTCAAATATTTCAGGATAATAAGATAGAAGTATACACTCAAAATATATAA
- a CDS encoding DUF1826 domain-containing protein, which produces MDNTFSDNNQIGVVSTFSELVNTNFQETVNAICWERNLVGDFKEIVSKLQLKDNITEVYPEDLLALQLTENGCMAREIILNDLQLLTDFGALPSLNLLKNYERDDEFDFISTDVYSFHVDRSPIGTSTFLCTYYGASSDILPNDHATQKILIPEIRGKLKELHDGSDAEFEGFLKENYFDLHYQPKPGAQPTNLGLGHLWRLSVDHPEQQVLPCIHRAPMENNGEYRLLLIC; this is translated from the coding sequence ATGGATAATACATTTTCTGACAACAATCAAATCGGAGTAGTTTCTACTTTTTCTGAGCTTGTAAATACTAATTTTCAGGAGACTGTGAATGCGATTTGTTGGGAAAGAAATTTAGTCGGGGATTTTAAAGAAATTGTTTCTAAGCTTCAACTAAAAGACAATATTACAGAAGTTTACCCTGAAGATCTTTTAGCATTACAATTGACAGAAAATGGTTGTATGGCAAGAGAAATTATTCTAAATGATTTACAATTACTAACGGATTTTGGAGCATTGCCTTCACTCAATTTATTGAAAAATTATGAGCGAGATGATGAGTTTGATTTCATTTCGACAGACGTTTATTCTTTTCATGTAGATCGTTCTCCTATTGGTACCAGCACTTTTTTATGCACTTATTATGGAGCTTCAAGTGATATTTTACCCAATGATCATGCTACACAAAAAATCCTGATTCCTGAAATTCGGGGAAAACTTAAAGAATTACACGATGGTTCGGATGCAGAATTTGAAGGCTTTTTGAAAGAAAACTATTTTGATTTGCATTATCAACCCAAACCTGGTGCTCAGCCAACAAATTTAGGTTTGGGTCATCTGTGGAGATTATCAGTTGATCATCCTGAGCAGCAAGTTTTACCATGTATTCATCGTGCACCTATGGAAAATAATGGTGAATATCGGTTGCTTTTGATTTGTTAA
- a CDS encoding phosphatase PAP2 family protein translates to MESNSDSAQSSFSKFFNDKKTKLFLCFTLFFIIVFLLLSFYVVDSSPKSWDLLVSQELQEDQSEILDVMMKGFSWLGTVYVAAAIVPAFSLIFLLFSYKKEALFTFSCLLSGGVSYVLKILIDRPRPTTDFVRIVEETHHQSFPSGHVLFYTAFFGTLIVIALYSNILKLSLKIIISLVCLAMIVLGAVSRIYLGAHWFTDVIGGFIVGVLFVMVTGSLYLRSKKWSVLA, encoded by the coding sequence ATGGAAAGTAACAGTGATAGCGCTCAAAGTAGTTTCTCAAAATTTTTCAATGATAAAAAGACGAAACTCTTTTTGTGTTTTACTCTATTTTTTATCATTGTATTTCTCCTTTTAAGCTTTTATGTTGTCGATTCTTCTCCAAAATCTTGGGATCTTTTGGTTTCTCAGGAACTTCAGGAAGATCAGAGTGAGATTTTGGATGTTATGATGAAAGGCTTTAGCTGGCTCGGAACAGTTTATGTAGCGGCTGCAATAGTTCCTGCGTTTTCGTTGATATTTTTATTATTTAGCTATAAAAAAGAAGCCCTTTTTACATTTTCTTGTTTATTGTCTGGTGGTGTAAGTTATGTTTTAAAAATATTGATAGATCGTCCGAGACCGACTACCGATTTTGTGAGAATTGTAGAAGAAACGCATCATCAGAGCTTTCCGAGTGGCCATGTTTTGTTTTATACAGCCTTTTTTGGAACTCTGATTGTGATTGCTTTATACTCTAATATTTTGAAATTATCTTTAAAAATTATTATCAGCTTGGTTTGTCTGGCAATGATTGTTTTGGGAGCGGTTTCTAGGATATATTTGGGAGCACATTGGTTTACAGATGTGATTGGTGGATTTATTGTTGGAGTTTTATTCGTGATGGTTACTGGAAGCCTTTATCTCAGAAGTAAGAAGTGGAGTGTTTTGGCATAA
- a CDS encoding 3-oxoacyl-ACP synthase III family protein, translated as MNIRIKGSGSYTPENVMKNADFTNHVFLNEDGLAIKFPESIIGKFKDITGIEERRYADSQHVTSDLAYFAAEKAIEDAGIDRETIDYIIVAHNYGDIEKGKIQSDTVPSIATRVKNKLRIKNPSCVAYDLLFGCPGWNEAMIHASSFVKAGIAKRCLVIGAETLSRVTDPYDRDSMIYADGAGAVIVEATDENNGILSHESATYSYDEANFLFFGTSYKQDDESDIRYIKMKGRKIYEFALTKVPLAMKSCLEKAGIDIKDLKKILIHQANEKMDEAIIERFYSLYDLAVPSDIMPMSIHKFGNSSVATIPTLYDLIMKGEMDEHSFTEGDIILFASVGAGMNINAFTYRV; from the coding sequence ATGAATATAAGAATTAAAGGTTCCGGCAGCTATACTCCTGAAAACGTGATGAAAAATGCCGATTTTACCAATCACGTATTTTTGAATGAAGATGGTTTGGCAATCAAATTTCCTGAGTCTATTATTGGAAAATTTAAAGATATTACCGGGATTGAAGAGCGCAGATATGCCGATTCTCAGCATGTAACATCAGATCTGGCTTATTTCGCAGCCGAAAAAGCAATCGAAGATGCAGGTATTGACAGAGAAACGATTGATTATATCATTGTAGCACACAATTACGGAGACATTGAGAAAGGGAAAATTCAGTCTGATACAGTTCCGAGTATTGCAACCCGTGTGAAAAATAAATTACGCATAAAAAACCCAAGCTGTGTTGCTTATGACTTGTTGTTTGGCTGTCCGGGTTGGAACGAAGCGATGATTCACGCAAGCTCATTTGTAAAGGCAGGTATTGCCAAGCGTTGTCTGGTAATTGGTGCAGAAACTTTATCCAGAGTTACCGATCCTTACGATCGTGATTCTATGATCTATGCTGACGGTGCAGGTGCAGTTATTGTAGAAGCTACAGATGAAAATAACGGAATCCTTTCTCATGAAAGTGCTACTTATTCTTATGACGAAGCCAATTTTTTGTTTTTCGGAACTTCTTATAAGCAGGATGACGAGTCTGACATCCGATATATAAAAATGAAAGGCAGAAAGATCTATGAATTTGCTTTAACTAAAGTTCCTTTAGCGATGAAATCTTGTCTTGAAAAGGCAGGAATTGACATAAAAGATTTAAAAAAGATCCTAATTCATCAGGCAAACGAAAAAATGGATGAAGCAATTATTGAAAGGTTCTACAGTCTGTATGATTTGGCAGTGCCTTCAGATATTATGCCGATGTCTATTCACAAATTTGGAAACAGTAGTGTGGCAACAATCCCGACATTGTATGATCTGATTATGAAAGGTGAAATGGATGAGCATTCTTTCACTGAAGGAGATATTATCCTTTTCGCATCTGTTGGTGCAGGGATGAACATTAATGCATTTACTTACAGAGTTTAA
- a CDS encoding cryptochrome/photolyase family protein, with protein sequence MSKINVFWFRRDLRLEDNAALFHALQSDLKVLPIFIFDKEILDQLSDKSDRRVDYIHQALTEINNEFKDYKTTLKTFYGNPLEVFKQLAEDLEIDTVFCNRDYEPQAIKRDHEVARFLNENNIEFSDFKDQVIFEKNDVLKSDNTPYTVFTPYSKKWKENFNAIKIEKFDGNFKNFLPAKHENVISLKKIGFEKTDFKFKKPALEKKIIDSYDKHRDFPALDHTTRLGIALRFGTISTRKCVEFAVKHNETWLNELIWREFFMQILFHFPYVVKGCFKKKYENIEWRNDEKEFTLWCEGKTGYPIVDAGMRQLNETGFMHNRVRMITAGFLTKHLLVDWRWGEAYFAEKLLDYELSSNNGNWQWAAGCGCDAAPYFRVFSPDAQTQKFDKDSKYINQWLPKNYDIKPMVEHKSARERALATYKKGLE encoded by the coding sequence ATGAGTAAAATTAATGTTTTTTGGTTCCGAAGAGATTTAAGACTTGAAGATAATGCCGCATTATTTCATGCCTTACAATCTGATTTGAAAGTTTTGCCAATCTTTATTTTTGATAAAGAAATTCTCGATCAATTGAGCGATAAATCAGACAGAAGGGTAGATTATATTCATCAGGCATTGACGGAAATTAATAATGAATTTAAAGATTATAAAACCACTCTAAAAACTTTTTACGGGAACCCTTTAGAAGTTTTTAAACAACTCGCTGAAGATCTTGAGATTGATACGGTTTTCTGCAACAGAGATTATGAGCCTCAGGCTATAAAAAGAGATCATGAAGTTGCTCGGTTTTTAAATGAAAATAATATTGAGTTCTCTGATTTTAAAGATCAGGTTATTTTTGAGAAAAATGATGTTCTTAAAAGTGATAATACACCTTACACGGTTTTCACCCCCTATTCAAAAAAATGGAAAGAAAATTTTAACGCCATTAAAATTGAGAAATTTGATGGTAATTTTAAAAACTTTCTTCCTGCAAAGCATGAAAATGTCATCAGTTTAAAAAAAATAGGTTTTGAAAAAACTGATTTTAAATTTAAAAAACCTGCTTTAGAGAAAAAAATCATTGATTCTTATGATAAACACAGAGATTTTCCTGCTTTAGATCATACGACTCGTTTGGGAATTGCGCTTCGCTTCGGTACAATTTCCACGAGAAAATGTGTAGAGTTTGCGGTGAAACACAACGAAACATGGCTTAATGAATTGATCTGGAGAGAATTTTTTATGCAGATTTTGTTTCACTTTCCGTATGTTGTAAAAGGTTGCTTCAAAAAAAAGTATGAAAATATTGAATGGCGAAATGACGAAAAAGAATTTACGCTTTGGTGTGAAGGAAAAACCGGCTACCCAATCGTCGATGCGGGAATGAGGCAGCTCAACGAAACAGGCTTTATGCACAACAGAGTAAGGATGATTACCGCAGGTTTTCTTACCAAACATTTATTGGTCGACTGGCGGTGGGGTGAGGCCTATTTTGCAGAAAAACTTTTAGATTATGAATTGTCTTCCAACAACGGAAACTGGCAGTGGGCAGCAGGTTGCGGATGCGATGCAGCTCCTTATTTTAGAGTATTCAGCCCTGATGCACAAACGCAAAAGTTTGATAAAGATTCAAAATATATCAATCAATGGCTTCCGAAAAATTATGACATTAAGCCAATGGTAGAACATAAATCTGCCCGAGAAAGAGCTTTAGCCACCTATAAAAAAGGGTTAGAGTAA
- a CDS encoding N-acetylmuramoyl-L-alanine amidase, whose amino-acid sequence MRKTLYIIGLSTLVFSCTSQKNVKKSTYKPRTTVTQPKTAVNSQNLEKNKPEVATEHGVEFFRTNIADITKNDNTTSYGSIVSAKPAGYKVVKTHFPAIAQNFRQKYLILHYTVLPDDKSIEVLTKQSVSAHYLVNNLGDNEIYQLVDENKRSYHAGVSAWRTDKNLNDTSIGIEIVNLGYKADVTGAKTFEPFSDDQIKKVAALAKDIVTRYNIPATNVLAHSDIAPTRKQDPGPLFPWKKLYDEYQIGMWYDEMAKQNLLLLAQTDIETKYNEPSFIFLVQTALQKFGYDLLPNGKWDDATKKTIEALQYHFRPQNYSGVLDAETWAILQSLNQKYPTK is encoded by the coding sequence ATGCGTAAAACATTATATATCATCGGCTTAAGTACTCTTGTTTTTTCTTGTACTTCGCAAAAAAATGTAAAGAAAAGTACTTACAAGCCGAGAACTACTGTGACACAACCAAAAACGGCGGTTAACTCTCAAAATTTAGAAAAAAATAAACCTGAAGTTGCAACTGAACATGGCGTTGAATTTTTCAGAACAAATATTGCAGATATCACTAAAAATGATAACACTACAAGTTACGGGTCTATCGTCTCTGCAAAACCTGCAGGATATAAAGTTGTGAAAACACATTTTCCAGCAATTGCTCAGAATTTCAGACAAAAATATTTGATTTTACATTACACGGTTTTACCTGATGATAAATCGATCGAGGTTCTTACAAAGCAATCTGTAAGCGCACATTATTTAGTGAATAATTTGGGTGATAACGAAATTTACCAATTAGTTGATGAGAACAAACGTTCATATCACGCTGGTGTAAGCGCTTGGCGCACCGATAAAAACCTTAATGATACTTCAATTGGGATTGAAATCGTGAACTTGGGTTATAAAGCGGATGTAACCGGAGCAAAAACTTTTGAACCATTCAGTGATGATCAGATTAAAAAAGTTGCTGCTTTGGCAAAAGATATTGTGACGAGATACAATATTCCGGCAACCAATGTTTTGGCGCATTCAGATATTGCTCCGACAAGAAAGCAGGATCCGGGACCACTTTTTCCTTGGAAAAAACTGTACGACGAATATCAGATTGGGATGTGGTATGATGAAATGGCAAAACAAAACCTATTATTGTTAGCCCAAACAGATATTGAAACAAAGTATAATGAGCCATCATTTATTTTTTTAGTTCAGACTGCTTTACAAAAATTTGGTTATGATCTGTTGCCAAACGGAAAATGGGACGATGCTACAAAAAAAACCATAGAAGCTTTACAATATCACTTCAGACCACAAAATTATAGCGGTGTTTTAGACGCTGAAACATGGGCTATTTTACAGTCTTTGAATCAAAAATATCCAACAAAATAA